AAGTGGCTCATTAATTCCAAACAAGGAAGGAATAATAGACACCTTACCAATCGCATTTAAGTTTTTCGCCTTTGATCGCATCATGAGCAAAACGAGCCCAAGTGTTAATCCAGATCCGGATACTTGTAATATGTTATAGTATAATCCAAACGTAAAGATATGCGTAACATCAGCACCCGATGCGAAGTTGGCAATATTTTCCGCTTGATACGTAATGGCAAATGGCGCCCACACAGCCGAAGTAATCGCTGGTCCATGCAAACCAAAAAACCATAGGAATTGGGTTAAGAAAATAACGATTAATAAAGACGGCAAGCTATCCATTGAACTAATTGCTGGTGCTAACACATTCATAATCACTTGCGGAAATGCAACGTCACCCAAGCTTGTTGACAGAATAGCTATTGTGGAACCAATCAATATATTGACGATCATTGGAAATAGATTACTAAAGCTATCCCCAACCATTTGCGGAACACTATCCGGTAACCTGACGACCATTTTTTTATTAATCATGAAGCGGGTAACCTCTACCGTTACTATTGCGGATATAATACTAACAAATAGTCCCTGTGCCCCTAAATATGTCATATCAAGCCCATTCTCCGTAATCACACCGCTCATAATCACATGTGTAATCACAGCTGTAATTCCATATTGTGCCGATTGCATCCCGTATTTCTTAGCTAAGGAATCAGCGATAAAAAATGCAGCATAAATGGATAACAGTCCATTTGTAAATTTATCAGGGTACGTTAATTTATCAATATGATTAGCAAAAAACTCGTGAATTGGTCCACTTTGGAACACGTTCATGAACGCAATAGGCAAAATAAAAAACGAACCTATAATAATAATTGGAACAATTGCGATCATTCCGTCTTTTATTGCTTGTAAATGCTTCTGCTGCTCTACTTTATTCGCAATGGGCATGAGCCATTTCATTAAAGTAGATTGAAGTTTTGAGCTGTTCATGCTGACCTCCTGTTTGTGAAGTATTTTTCTTGCTTGCTACAATTTAACTATAATTGAAAACGGTTTTATCCGGCAAATAAACATTTTCCGCCATGTTAGGAAACAGCATGACAAGTTAGCCCTAAAATTACTCCCCAAAGATGCTTTTTTAGCTTTCTTATCTTTTTAGAAAAACTTGGCTTGTCGCCAAGTCTTATGGCGGAAGCCTATGTTTTTCTTATACTATAAACCAAAAAAATCTTATACTTTCCTATAGTGCAAAAAAACAGACCTGTTTATACTTAACAGATCTGCTTTTCATTGTAAAACTAATTTCTTAAGTTATTTATCCAACACTTTATATTCTTTTTCAACGCTCACTTGCCCAAGGTCCTTCCAGTTTATAACCTCTGCTTATCTGCTTAAATTTGTCCTTCTTCCTGATATGTTTCACTCAAATATCATTCATTTATCCTCAACTTTTGGCACATGCTTAAAGATCTCGCCAGACTCAAAAAATTCAATTAACCGACTAATCCAGTTCAAATAATCGAGTGAACCTTTTATTTCCTTTAGTAAATTATCCAACTGCGCTTCCAGCTCTTTATTTAGCGCTCCTTCTTCCCGCAAATCAATCAACTTCTGATATAAGCTATGCTCATGTAATCTACTTTTACTAATGGTCTTGCGCCAATTCGCAGTAAACAGTGCGATGAATGTTTGGTAGTAATCATTTTCTACTTTAATCAGGTCTTTGCGGACGCCTTTGATAAACACTTTTTCTGCTAAATTTAACTCTATCATTTCACGAACAACCTGGCTCATCCGCATTTTACTCATACCCATAGCTTCAGACAATTGCTCAAGTGTCATCGGATCTCGATTCAATGAAATAATACCAAATACACGTCCAACTGTCTTTGAAACGCCAAATGTATACACATTATCTGCAATCTTTTCTACAACTTGATTTTCTAATTTTTCAATTTGATTTGGCAAGTTTTCCATACCACTAACTCCTTGAACAATTTCTATTGTACCAGTAAATATAACATAGTTTATTTTAAAAACAAAAAGACAAATAGGCAGATAACAGAAGAAAAACGGAGCAATTGTATGAAATACCGAATATAAAATGTGTAAAATATTTTTTTTACATATGTTATACTATATATAAGCCCATTTGCGGTTTTTGTTTCAATATTCCTTATCTTATAATAAGTTCTATACAACAGGCGATGAGATGAGGGTGTGTTGATATTTTGAAAATGAAGAAGGGGGTGCTTTGTTTTGCTTCAATTCGAACATGTTTCAAAAGTATATGAAGGCGGAACAAAAGCAGTCGATAACATCAACTTAAACATAGAAAACGGAGAGTTTATTGTATTTATTGGACCAAGTGGATGCGGTAAAACAACTACCATGAAGATGATTAATCGCTTAATTGAAACAACAGAGGGAAATATTTACATTGATAATGAAAATATTAAGGACAAAAATATCGTTGAACTCAGACGATCTATCGGGTATGTAATCCAGCAGATTGGCTTATTTCCCCATATGACTATCGCAGAAAACATTTCACTTGTACCTAAGTTATTAAACTGGTCTGAGGATAAACGTCGTGCACGTGCGGAAGAATTATTGCAGCTGGTAAATATGGATAAAACATATTTAGACAGATATCCAAATGAATTAAGTGGTGGTCAGCAGCAACGGATTGGTGTATTGCGTGCCCTTGCAGCAGATCCACCGCTTATTTTAATGGACGAACCATTCGGTGCATTGGATCCAATAACTCGCGATGGCTTACAAGAGGAATTTAAAAAATTGCAGCAAACATTAGGGAAAACTATCGTCTTTGTTACGCATGATATGGATGAAGCTATTAAACTAGCAGATCGTATCGTTATTATGCGCAAAGGAAAAGTCGTTCAAGTAGGGACACCGCAAGAAATCCTCAGCCAACCAGCTAATGAATTTGTCGAGGAATTTATTGGAAAACATCGTCTTATTGAATCAAGACCTACCCTGCAAACGGTTCAACAAATTATGAATGAAAATCCGATTTCCATTAACGAGGATAAAGCAATCTCCGAAGCGATTCGATTAATGAAAGATCATAAAGTAGATTCCTTGTTAGTCGTTGATAACCAACGTATACTGCGAGGTATGATTGATATTGAAATGATTGAACAAAACAGGAAAAAACAAGGTAACGTAAAGGAGATTATGGAAACAACGATTTATAAAGTGGAACAACATGCACTTTTACGTGACACTGTTCACAAAATTTTACGCAATGGCTTCCGTTATGTACCTGTTGTTGATAAAGAAGAAAAGCTGATCGGGATTGTAACCCGCGCTAGCTTAGCAAATATTGTTTATGACTCCATCTGGGGAAATGGCAATGGCGACAGCATATAAGTAGTGTTTCTATATAAGAAGCGAGGAAAGCAGAACATTGTTGCATGATAAACAGCTGTAAATAGCAGCATCTGCTCCCAAAAGGGAGAAATAAATGAACGAAGAAATTCGCTGTGTCATTCTTAATATGAATTAACCTCTTTAATTGTTTTAACAAGCAAATCTCCAATACAAAGGAAGTGATGACGTGGAGACGTTACAAACATTTTTTACGGAATATGGGGGTCAACTATTGTTTAAAACATGGGAACATCTTTATATTTCACTTATTTCGATTTCTTTAGGGATCCTAGTGGCTGTTCCACTGGGTGTAGCCTTAACACGAGTTCCTAAAGTTGCCGATAAAATCATGTCTTTAGTAGGCATTATTCAAACATTCCCTACGTTAGCGATTTTAGCTTTTTTTATCCCACTGCTTGGGATCGGAAAAGTACCCGCCATCGTTGCTCTATTTTTCTATTCCCTTCTTCCTATCCTACGTAATACGTATACAGGTGTATATAACTTAAATGAAAATATACTAGAAGCCGGGCGTGGCATGGGTATGACGGGATGGGAGCGAATTCGCATGGTGGAGTTACCACTCGCAATACCTGTTATCATGGCAGGAATTCGTGTGTCTACTGTCTATTTAATCGGCTGGGCCACGCTCGCCGCTTATATCGGTGCAGGTGGTTTAGGTGATTTTATTTTTGATGGCTTGAATTTATTTAAAACTGAATTTATTCTGGCAGGAGCTATTCCGACTACGTTGCTTGCGTTAATCATCGATTATGTATTTGGTCGGTTAGAAGAACGTTTAACTCCTACAGGAATTAGAAATACATCGGAAGCTGCATAGAAAGGAGGATACGCACATTGTTCAAGTCAAAAAAGAAACTGGTCATCATTACTACTATTTTACTGCTTTTAAGTGGGTGTTCATTACCAGGTCTGAGCGGGTCTTCTAAAGACACTATAAAAATTGGTACATTAAACACTTCAGAATCGATGACTATCGGCTATATTATAAAGCAACTCATTGAACATAAAACCGATTATCATGCAGAAATCATTGGCAATATGGGATCGTCCATTGTGCAGCACCAAGCGTTGGAGCAAGGCGAAGTTGACATTACAGGAACAAGATATACAGGCACCGATTTGCCTGGAACATTGCAAATGGAGCTTGTGACAGATACGGATAAGGCGCTCAAGATTGTTCAACGGGAGTTTGAAGAACGTTTTGACCAAACTTGGTTTGACCCGTATGGATTTGAAAATTCTTATGCATTTACAGTAACTAGCAAGTTAGCCGAAGAAAAAAAATTACAAAAGGTTTCTGATATTGAACCATATGCTGCTGATCTACGTCTTGGAGTTGATAATGCTTGGCTAAATCGAGAGGGTGACGGCTATCAAGGATTTGTCGATACGTATGGATTTGAATTTGGAAAAGCATATCCAATGCAAATTGGTCTTGTCTATCAAGCCGTAGACAGCGGTAATATGGATGTTGTCCTTGCATATACAACCGATGGGCGAATTGAAGCGTTTGATTTAGTCAGCTTAGAAGATGACAAAAACTTCTTCCCACCGTATGATGCTTCACCTGTTGCAAGAAATGATATATTAAAAAGCCATCCAGAAGTACGGGACATCTTGGAATCTTTGGCAGGTAAAATTGATGAGGAAACGATGCGCTATATGAACTATGAAGCAGATGTAAAAATGAAAGAGCCATATGTTGTGGCAAAAGAATTTTTGGAAGAACATAATTACTTTGAGAATGAATAATCAAGGAAAGCGGGTGATTTTTTGGAAACATTATCTGAGTTGTGGAACTATTACGCGCAAAACTATTCGTATGTTTGGGAGGAATTTTACCGACACTTTCTCATGTCTGCCTACGGTGTTTTGTTTGCAGCTATAGTCGCCATCCCTTTAGGTATTTTTATCGCACGACATGCAAACTTAAGTAAGTGGATATTTTCATTTACTAATATCATTCAAACTATCCCAGCACTAGCCATGCTTGCTGTTCTTATGCTTGTATTGGGACTAGGTCCGAATACCGTCGTCGCTGCGTTATTTTTATATTCCCTACTACCGATCGTTCGCAACACGTACACAGGTATCCGTAATGTTGATCAAGCATTAATTGAATCAGGACGCGGAATGGGGATGACCAAATTTCAATTATTACGGATGGTTGAATTCCCACTTGCTCTTTCCGTCATCATGGCAGGCTTACGAACAGCACTCGTCATCAGCATTAGTATTGCAACGATTGGAGCGTTTATTGGCGGCGGTGGTTTAGGAGCAATTATCATTCGAGGAACAAACGTGTCCGATGGAACAGCAATTATTTTGGCTGGAGCTATTCCGACAGCATTGATGGCAGTTGTGGCTGACTTGGGTATGGGCTGGATAGAAAAACGCCTTATGCCGAGATAAAGTAAGTTCTCATTTAGCGAGGCCTTTCTTTCTTCATGTATTGGCATATGAACGAAACGGACATTTGGCATAAGGTTAGACCCTCAACTTATCCTCCTAAAGTTTAAGTACAGATCTTACATCTAACTATTTGTACGATTAATATTTTGGAAAAGATGACGGAGATGGTTAATCACGTGTCTTTTCAGAATATGAGTGCAATGTTGATATAAAGCTTTTAGGAAAAGCCTCCCTACACTTGATTTCCCATACGAAGCCCTGCCCTGGGCTTTTTATTTTTTATCCCATATATAAGGTGACTTAAGACGCTCACTTCAGAAGTTGGATAATCTGTACTGCAACAAGTCTAAATGAAGATAACAGCACCTAAATGCGCTATTTCGTAAGAGGCCTTTAGGTCATACCCTTGGGCTATTAACAATGACGGAGGATGAATGAACTCCCCGCCGATTGAAAATTCAGTTTATAATTTTATGATCTAGCTATATAACAATAGAGGAGGACTGTAAAATGGTTAGTATCTTGCTACAAAAAAATGTGCCTTGTATGATGCGAGATGGAATTACGTTATATGCAGATATCTATCGTCCAGATCAGCCAGGAACTTACCCTGTTCTACTGACAAGACTTCCTTATGGTAAGGATAATCCATTTTATTCCCACCGTTATCTTGATACAAATCGGCTTGTTGAACAGGGGTATGTCGTTATTATTCAAGATGTAAGAGGGAGGTTTCAATCAGAAGGTAAGTTTTATCCATTTTTATATGAAGCAATCGACGGCTATGAAACAGTGGAATGGGCAGCCAATCTACCTTTTTCATCAGGAAAAGTTGGGATGTTTGGATTATCTTATTACGGCTATACGCAATTACTAGCAGCCAAAGCTAAACCACCACATTTAAAGGCTATTTTCCCTGCTATGACACTAAATAACTTTAAAGAAAATATGATTCGTCAAGATGGAATTTGCCGCTCAGCTCCTTATAAAACTTGGGTAATAGAATCCATCCTCCCTGACTTAATTAGACGAAAATATCAAGCTCAGAGGACATACCAAGCAAAAATGAACCAGTGGGTACAAATGTTAAATGATTTAGCAGCTTCTCTGTTTGAAACTACAATAGAAGAATGTTCAATTATAGAGGATCTTGGTGTAGGGGAACGATTGAAAAGGCTTGTATCTTTACCAGATGAAGATGTACTATGGGACGAGACGAGAATCACAGATGATTACCACCAGCTCCAAATCCCCGCCTATCATTTAGCAGGTTGGTATGATAGCTTATTACAACCCACATTAGAAAACTATCAGCAGATGGCTAAGCAAACAGGACAACCACAACGATTAATAATTGGTCCGTGGACACATGGTGATTTCAGTGGCATAGCTGGTGAACGATCATTTGGCATACATGCTTCCGCAGGGTTTTTAAATCAAAGAGGGGATTTAACGAATCTACATATTCGCTGGTTTAATTATTGGCTAAAGGGTATAAGCGAGGATATCACAGAGGAACCTCCTATCAAACTATTTGTGATGGGAATAAATCAATGGCGATATGAACAATCATGGCCGCTAGTCAGAACCGCTTATGTCCCGTACTATTTTCATAGTAAAGGAGAGGCAAATTCTCGATTTGGAGATGGTAAATTAAACAAAATAATGCCAGATGAAGAACCAGTAGATTCATTTATTCATGACCCTCTGTCACCCGTTCCAACAAATGGCGGACAAACATTATTTTATGGTGTTCACACATCAGGTGCAAAAGATCAGCGCTGGATCGAAGAACGAGAAGATATGTTAGTTTTTACAACTGCACCATTAGAAGAACCAACGGAAGTAACTGGTCCTATTAAAGTAACGCTATGGGTAACTAGTAGTGCAACATCTGCAGATTTCAATGCCATGCTCGTGGACGTTCACCCTGACGAAACTGCTTATAACCTAACAGATGGCATCTCGCGCGTAGAATTTCCAAATGGTAATAAAAACCAGCATATTCGTTGCGTTGAAATTGCTTTACCGGCAACAAGCAATGTTTTCTTGCCTGGTCATTCCATTCGCGTAGAAATTGCTTCAAGCAACTATCCGCAATATGATGTCAATCCAAATATAGGGACAACATTACAACAATCGAGAGAAGCTAAATTCGCTAAACAAACTATTTTCCATTGTCGCGATTATCCTTCGCACATCGTGTTACCGATTGTATAAAAGTGATGCGTGTTGTAACATCCTAAATAAAAAAGCACCTGTGGAAAATACAAGTATATAGTATTTACCGCAGGTACCGTCTTTATATTGATTTTACAGTAAAAATTTGTTCCTCTCCCGTTTTAACGTGCCCCCATAGAAGAGGCTGATCTACTGAAAACTTATCCGTATTCATAACAATAATTGGCGTTATCACGTTATATCCCTGTTTTTCAATAAAAGTCAAATCCATCTCTGCCAATAAATCACCTTGTTTTACAGTACCCCCTACTGAAGCTTTGATTTCAAACCCTTTCCCCTCAAGGTTAACCGTATCCAATCCCATATGAATCAAAATTTCTATTCCATCAACAGAACGAATTATAATGGCATGCTTTGTTGGAAAAACATGGGTTAACTCACCTTCTACAGGAGAAACTACTTTACCCTTATCAGGTACAATAGCTATGCCATCACCCATCATTTTTTGGGAAAACACTTCATCAGGCACTTCTTCTAAAGAAACTGTTTTTCCTGTTAGAGGTGCTATAACAGCTACCATTGTTGTCAAATTCCCTTCTTCATCGGTCACTTCTTTTTGTTTCTTTAAAGGCTCCTTACGATTCAAGCTGATGCCTTGATCGATAATTGTTAAAATTTCATTTTTCAATATGTCTGATGTAGGGCCAAAAATTGCTTGCACACCATTTCCTACCTCTAGTACACCAGAAGCGCCAAGTATTTGTAGTTTTTCTTTATCTACATTTCCCTTGTGATGCACACCAACACGTAAACGAGTAATACAGGCGTCCAAATTATTAATATTCTCATGTCCTCCAAGCGCTCCTAACACTTCATACGCTTTTTGATTTATATCATTCACATTTTTATTTTCCTTGTCTTTATTCATATCTGCTTTTGTGTATAAACGATTTGTTCCTTCCGTGCCCCTACCTGGAGTTATCAAATTCCATTTTTTTATTGCCCAGCGGAAGACAAAATAATAAACAGCTGCCATTGCAAACCCTACCATTAATACATACCACCATGGCTCTCCTACCCCTGGTAAAATACCAAATAGAATAAAATCAATGATTCCTGATCCACCTGCATAACCAATATTAACATCTAACACATACATAATCATAAATGACAAACCAGCCATGAACGTGTGAAAAACATATAATAACGGGGCTACAAATAAGAATGTAAATTCAAGCGGTTCAGTAATTCCAGTTAAAATTGCTGTACCTGCGGCAGTTAATAGTAAACCTGCAACAGCTTTTTTATTCTTTGGTTTAGCCATATGATACATTGCTAACGCTGTAGCAGGTAAACCAATCATGACAAATGGAAACTTACCTGCCATAAATCTTCCAGCGGTAATTTCAACTGCACTATCTATTTGTTTATCAGCTAGCTGTGACATGTACATCGCTGTATCTCCTGATACCATTTGTCC
This genomic interval from Virgibacillus pantothenticus contains the following:
- a CDS encoding osmoprotectant ABC transporter substrate-binding protein; the protein is MFKSKKKLVIITTILLLLSGCSLPGLSGSSKDTIKIGTLNTSESMTIGYIIKQLIEHKTDYHAEIIGNMGSSIVQHQALEQGEVDITGTRYTGTDLPGTLQMELVTDTDKALKIVQREFEERFDQTWFDPYGFENSYAFTVTSKLAEEKKLQKVSDIEPYAADLRLGVDNAWLNREGDGYQGFVDTYGFEFGKAYPMQIGLVYQAVDSGNMDVVLAYTTDGRIEAFDLVSLEDDKNFFPPYDASPVARNDILKSHPEVRDILESLAGKIDEETMRYMNYEADVKMKEPYVVAKEFLEEHNYFENE
- a CDS encoding GbsR/MarR family transcriptional regulator, with the protein product MENLPNQIEKLENQVVEKIADNVYTFGVSKTVGRVFGIISLNRDPMTLEQLSEAMGMSKMRMSQVVREMIELNLAEKVFIKGVRKDLIKVENDYYQTFIALFTANWRKTISKSRLHEHSLYQKLIDLREEGALNKELEAQLDNLLKEIKGSLDYLNWISRLIEFFESGEIFKHVPKVEDK
- a CDS encoding PTS sugar transporter subunit IIC; translation: MNSSKLQSTLMKWLMPIANKVEQQKHLQAIKDGMIAIVPIIIIGSFFILPIAFMNVFQSGPIHEFFANHIDKLTYPDKFTNGLLSIYAAFFIADSLAKKYGMQSAQYGITAVITHVIMSGVITENGLDMTYLGAQGLFVSIISAIVTVEVTRFMINKKMVVRLPDSVPQMVGDSFSNLFPMIVNILIGSTIAILSTSLGDVAFPQVIMNVLAPAISSMDSLPSLLIVIFLTQFLWFFGLHGPAITSAVWAPFAITYQAENIANFASGADVTHIFTFGLYYNILQVSGSGLTLGLVLLMMRSKAKNLNAIGKVSIIPSLFGINEPLIFGAPILLNPFMFIPFVFGPLIVTALTYFGMTSGFIGMPIANPPGFLPPGVGAFLMTLDWRAVVFVFISLILMTLIYFPFFKAMEANEVKKENEKTA
- a CDS encoding betaine/proline/choline family ABC transporter ATP-binding protein (Members of the family are the ATP-binding subunit of ABC transporters for substrates such as betaine, L-proline or other amino acids, choline, carnitine, etc. The substrate specificity is best determined from the substrate-binding subunit, rather than this subunit, as it interacts with the permease subunit and not with substrate directly.), yielding MLQFEHVSKVYEGGTKAVDNINLNIENGEFIVFIGPSGCGKTTTMKMINRLIETTEGNIYIDNENIKDKNIVELRRSIGYVIQQIGLFPHMTIAENISLVPKLLNWSEDKRRARAEELLQLVNMDKTYLDRYPNELSGGQQQRIGVLRALAADPPLILMDEPFGALDPITRDGLQEEFKKLQQTLGKTIVFVTHDMDEAIKLADRIVIMRKGKVVQVGTPQEILSQPANEFVEEFIGKHRLIESRPTLQTVQQIMNENPISINEDKAISEAIRLMKDHKVDSLLVVDNQRILRGMIDIEMIEQNRKKQGNVKEIMETTIYKVEQHALLRDTVHKILRNGFRYVPVVDKEEKLIGIVTRASLANIVYDSIWGNGNGDSI
- a CDS encoding CocE/NonD family hydrolase, coding for MVSILLQKNVPCMMRDGITLYADIYRPDQPGTYPVLLTRLPYGKDNPFYSHRYLDTNRLVEQGYVVIIQDVRGRFQSEGKFYPFLYEAIDGYETVEWAANLPFSSGKVGMFGLSYYGYTQLLAAKAKPPHLKAIFPAMTLNNFKENMIRQDGICRSAPYKTWVIESILPDLIRRKYQAQRTYQAKMNQWVQMLNDLAASLFETTIEECSIIEDLGVGERLKRLVSLPDEDVLWDETRITDDYHQLQIPAYHLAGWYDSLLQPTLENYQQMAKQTGQPQRLIIGPWTHGDFSGIAGERSFGIHASAGFLNQRGDLTNLHIRWFNYWLKGISEDITEEPPIKLFVMGINQWRYEQSWPLVRTAYVPYYFHSKGEANSRFGDGKLNKIMPDEEPVDSFIHDPLSPVPTNGGQTLFYGVHTSGAKDQRWIEEREDMLVFTTAPLEEPTEVTGPIKVTLWVTSSATSADFNAMLVDVHPDETAYNLTDGISRVEFPNGNKNQHIRCVEIALPATSNVFLPGHSIRVEIASSNYPQYDVNPNIGTTLQQSREAKFAKQTIFHCRDYPSHIVLPIV
- a CDS encoding ABC transporter permease; its protein translation is METLQTFFTEYGGQLLFKTWEHLYISLISISLGILVAVPLGVALTRVPKVADKIMSLVGIIQTFPTLAILAFFIPLLGIGKVPAIVALFFYSLLPILRNTYTGVYNLNENILEAGRGMGMTGWERIRMVELPLAIPVIMAGIRVSTVYLIGWATLAAYIGAGGLGDFIFDGLNLFKTEFILAGAIPTTLLALIIDYVFGRLEERLTPTGIRNTSEAA
- a CDS encoding ABC transporter permease, which produces METLSELWNYYAQNYSYVWEEFYRHFLMSAYGVLFAAIVAIPLGIFIARHANLSKWIFSFTNIIQTIPALAMLAVLMLVLGLGPNTVVAALFLYSLLPIVRNTYTGIRNVDQALIESGRGMGMTKFQLLRMVEFPLALSVIMAGLRTALVISISIATIGAFIGGGGLGAIIIRGTNVSDGTAIILAGAIPTALMAVVADLGMGWIEKRLMPR
- a CDS encoding PTS transporter subunit IIABC, which encodes MKNLFTFDFFQRIGKTFMVIISLLPAAGLLLGIGTTLQSPYLIEYFPFLDNSVWQTISSLMKGAGGAIFGNLGVLFAVGIAGSWTGGKSPAALSALVGYLIMHTVIGITTGVNMDNISEAGHTLELGIPTLQVGVFGGIVMGFVAAALYNKYHNFRMPEMLSFFGGARFVPIITAVYSVGIGLILSFIWPMVQEWIYALGAALSGENTPPFYMFIYGIVERGLVPFGLHHIFYIPIRFSEVGGVYTTLAGQMVSGDTAMYMSQLADKQIDSAVEITAGRFMAGKFPFVMIGLPATALAMYHMAKPKNKKAVAGLLLTAAGTAILTGITEPLEFTFLFVAPLLYVFHTFMAGLSFMIMYVLDVNIGYAGGSGIIDFILFGILPGVGEPWWYVLMVGFAMAAVYYFVFRWAIKKWNLITPGRGTEGTNRLYTKADMNKDKENKNVNDINQKAYEVLGALGGHENINNLDACITRLRVGVHHKGNVDKEKLQILGASGVLEVGNGVQAIFGPTSDILKNEILTIIDQGISLNRKEPLKKQKEVTDEEGNLTTMVAVIAPLTGKTVSLEEVPDEVFSQKMMGDGIAIVPDKGKVVSPVEGELTHVFPTKHAIIIRSVDGIEILIHMGLDTVNLEGKGFEIKASVGGTVKQGDLLAEMDLTFIEKQGYNVITPIIVMNTDKFSVDQPLLWGHVKTGEEQIFTVKSI